The following are from one region of the Alkalimarinus sediminis genome:
- a CDS encoding TetR/AcrR family transcriptional regulator, which produces MPRPRRSEHTRDALIENGIEQLSLHGYHGTGIKQILDAVNVPKGSFYNYFASKEAFVAEILREYSNQYLKILDDYVDSSNELPLDKIKTIYTFMLEKFSRQKCQQGCLVGSIAAEIGNQSEACQAAMLESVALSKQRVSQLIQLAQDKQQIRDDLTAEQITNVFWSTWEGSLLEMKMEGSIDTARETLYLMLDHLLKPITRNENVGNI; this is translated from the coding sequence ATGCCAAGACCAAGACGAAGTGAACATACGCGAGACGCGTTAATTGAGAACGGTATCGAACAGCTGTCCCTGCATGGCTATCATGGTACCGGTATTAAACAGATACTCGATGCGGTAAACGTTCCCAAGGGCTCGTTTTACAACTATTTCGCCAGTAAAGAGGCCTTTGTGGCCGAGATTCTTCGCGAATATAGTAACCAGTATCTGAAAATACTAGATGACTATGTCGATAGTTCTAACGAGTTACCACTCGATAAAATTAAGACAATCTACACCTTTATGCTAGAGAAATTCTCTAGACAGAAATGCCAACAAGGCTGTCTAGTAGGTAGTATTGCAGCAGAGATCGGTAATCAAAGTGAGGCCTGTCAAGCGGCTATGCTTGAGTCGGTTGCCCTCTCCAAGCAACGAGTATCTCAATTAATTCAACTGGCGCAAGATAAACAGCAAATACGCGATGACCTAACCGCAGAGCAGATCACCAATGTATTTTGGTCGACATGGGAAGGGAGTCTGCTTGAAATGAAAATGGAAGGTAGTATTGATACTGCACGAGAGACTCTCTATCTCATGCTAGATCACCTATTAAAGCCCATTACCCGTAATGAGAACGTCGGCAATATTTAA
- a CDS encoding NADH:flavin oxidoreductase/NADH oxidase family protein, whose translation MSNDINLNTPFTLKNGTVIKNRLFKSAMSEQLGTKEHNPTKGLATLYKTWAEGGLGLSITGNIMVDRTALGEPKNVVLDTQSDLEPFKKWAQAGSANGSHIWPQLNHPGKQIPNFITEEPVAPSAIALENGLEKGFNKPRALTESEILDIIEKFATAAELSKKAGFTGVQIHGAHGYLVSQFLSPRHNQRNDQWGGSLENRMRFVLAVYHAMREKVGSDFPIGIKLNSADFMRGGFTEEDSMEVVKALASAGIDLIEISGGTYESPSMVGHKMKPTTQKREAYFLEYAEKVRNLIDTPLVVTGGFRSADGMITALRSGATDFIGLGRPLAVYPNLPNELMADENHSIELRPLTTGVKIVDKMAMLDITWYEFQLARMAQKKAPKPNMSEWSTFFKTLMGAGVYAFRKRRA comes from the coding sequence GTGAGCAACGACATTAACTTAAACACCCCCTTCACACTAAAAAATGGCACCGTAATTAAAAATAGACTATTCAAGTCAGCCATGAGTGAACAGCTGGGCACCAAAGAGCATAACCCAACTAAAGGCCTTGCAACACTATACAAGACATGGGCCGAGGGTGGATTAGGGTTATCAATTACCGGTAATATCATGGTCGACCGAACAGCATTAGGCGAGCCTAAAAATGTGGTATTAGACACCCAAAGCGACCTTGAGCCGTTTAAAAAATGGGCGCAAGCGGGCTCAGCAAACGGGTCGCATATCTGGCCACAGCTCAACCACCCGGGTAAACAGATACCTAACTTTATAACTGAAGAGCCTGTTGCTCCCTCTGCCATTGCCCTTGAAAATGGCTTGGAGAAAGGGTTCAACAAACCTCGCGCATTAACAGAGAGTGAGATACTCGACATTATCGAGAAGTTTGCCACTGCGGCGGAGCTTTCTAAAAAGGCAGGGTTCACTGGGGTACAAATTCACGGTGCGCATGGTTATTTAGTCAGTCAGTTTTTGTCTCCACGACACAACCAACGTAATGACCAATGGGGTGGCTCATTAGAGAATAGAATGCGCTTTGTATTGGCGGTATATCATGCTATGCGAGAAAAGGTAGGGAGTGACTTCCCGATCGGAATCAAGCTTAACTCCGCAGATTTTATGCGAGGCGGCTTTACTGAAGAAGACTCAATGGAAGTGGTTAAAGCTTTAGCTAGTGCGGGTATCGATCTTATCGAAATATCAGGTGGTACTTACGAAAGCCCTTCGATGGTTGGCCATAAAATGAAGCCTACAACACAAAAGCGAGAAGCCTACTTTTTGGAATATGCTGAAAAGGTACGCAACCTCATCGATACGCCACTAGTCGTAACCGGTGGGTTTCGCTCAGCTGACGGCATGATTACCGCACTAAGAAGCGGTGCAACCGATTTTATAGGGCTTGGGCGACCACTGGCAGTCTACCCTAACCTGCCGAATGAATTGATGGCTGATGAGAACCACAGTATTGAGTTACGCCCCTTAACGACCGGCGTTAAAATAGTTGATAAAATGGCGATGCTTGATATTACCTGGTACGAGTTCCAACTCGCAAGAATGGCTCAAAAGAAAGCACCTAAACCCAACATGAGTGAGTGGAGCACGTTCTTTAAGACATTAATGGGAGCAGGTGTTTACGCATTTAGAAAGCGCCGAGCATAA